The genomic stretch GGCACTGACCTGCGTACCGCTGCCGCTGATCAGGGCCTCGGTGCTGGCCAGCATGTGGTTCACCACCAGGGAGGCGCCGCCACCGAAGGAGCCGGAGCTGACGCCGGCGGCACCGGCAAACACTTCCAGAACGTCGTTATTGGCGGCCAGCACACCAACGTTGTTCTGTGCCGTAACATCGGCATCGTCCCGAATCTCTGAACGGGTGCTGGTATTCAGAAGGTTGACGGACACCGAACCGGAAACGGCATCACCGCCACCGGCAGACAAACCGGCGGAGACAGTGCCAATACGGGCCTGGGAATCGGCATCCAGAAGCACATCGGCTACATTGAACTGGCCACCGGACAGCTCGGCCACCACGTCGTTACCGATGCGATTAACGGCAACCGAGGCACCCACAGCCGTGCCCCCGACCTGAACCGCACCCGCCAGGCTGTCGATGGTGCTGTTGTCGGCCGCGGTAATCTCGACATCCGCCGCGGTGTTGTCCAGGTTCACATCCGTGGCTTTGGCGCTGAGGGTGTTCTCGGTAAAGCTGTTGGCGCTGGACACACCCGCAGAGACCAGGCCCGCCGCTCCGGCGGAGGCCGCCAGCGTCTTGATTTCAGAATAGCTGGTGGTATTGACCGTCAGGCTGTCGGTGCCGATCAGCTCCGTGCCTTCAATTCCGGCTGTGTAGCCGCCAGTGATGGTATTGACGGAGGCGGCCAGCCCGCCGCCCACGGAACCGCTGCCACTGATAACGCCAGCCAGGGACCAGATACTGGCCCGATTGGCCGCGGTGCCAGTGCCCACGGTAGCCGACACATTGCCGGCTGTGATGCTGCCGGCGTTGATCAGGGCGTCGGTCTGCAGCGTCATCAGGTTGATACTGGAAGACCCGGCCAGGGCAACGCCCTGGGTACCGTCGCTGACGGCGCCGGCAACGGCAATGGAGGCAATATCCGCATCCTGGGTGGCCTTGACGGTCACCCTGCCCTTGTCAGCGGCAGCGCCGCCGTCGGTCACTGTCGCCAGCCCGCCGAGTTCGGCAGACACGGTACCACCAATGTCGTTATAGCTTGCCGCAGCGCCGATGGCCGCCTGGCCACCCACGGTGGCGGAAAGACTGCCTGCCAGGGAGAAGAAATTGCCGTCCGCCCCGGCGGTGACGGAAACATTATCGGCATTGAGGCTGGAGTTGCCCAGAACCCGCGCCGCCACATCGGTACTGCTCAGGGTAATGGCGCCGGACCCGAGAGCCGAGAACCCGTTGCCACCCGAAACGCTGGCGCCGGCCGCAATACCGATCGCCTTGCGGGAGTTCAGGGCAGAAACGTCCAGGTCGCCATCGGTGGCGGTCACGGACGAATCACGAATCTCCGCCACATAGCTGCCCTGGAGGTCGGTAAAGCCAACGGCCGCTCCGGCCGCCGCGTTGCCAGCACTGATCGCGAGCGACCCGGCGAAACCCACGACCGTCTCGCCAGAAGCAAATTCCTCATTATCGAGTGTCAGCCCGGTCTGGCTGGAATCCACATCCGAAAGCGCGTTGGCGTCGAAATCGCCCTGTGCGCCGGCAGTGTTATCCCGGAACAGATTATCCGGGTCGGCGGTGTCGGCGGTGCTGCGAGCCGTCACGGTCACGTCACCGGCCGCTTCCACCGTCGAGGCCGTCACCAGGTTTCCATAATCCACCACTTCCGGCGTTGCCGCGTCGCCGTCGTCATCTTTGGTGCCGTACTGGCCGGTAATGCCGGCCTGCAGGTCGCTGTCCACTGTCATGATGTAGACCGAACCGGCGCCGGCAAAGGAACTGCCGGTGGCCGCGCTGCCACCGAAGGCGCCCGCCAGGATTCGGGCCGCGCCCAGGGCACTGACATCCACAGTGTCGAAGCCGGTCAGGCTGCTGCCCCGGATGAAGGAGCTGACATCGTTATCAATCCGGGCGTACGTGGCGGCAAGGCCAACGCTGCCGCCGGAACCGCCCCCCAGGCCCAGGGCCAGGGAGCCGCCGCCCGTAAGAATGCGGGAACGGTCGTAGCCGGTCACATTGGCGGTGCTGCCGGCGCCAGAGCCAACCAGCTCACTGTCCTCAATCTCGGCCTCGTAATCGGAGTCGATGGCCGCCACCGAGACGGAACCGGCTCCGGCCGCGCCGGCGCCACTGGAGGAGCTGGCTGCCAGGGCGACGCCGATGGAGAGGATATCGCCAGAACCCGCCGCGAGAACATCAAGCAGATCCACCCTGCCATCCACGTTGTACAGGCCGGCACGAACGCTGTTGCTGATATCATTCACAGCCACCGCGGCGGCAATGGCTGCCGCACTGCCACTGCCTCCGCCGGCTATGGAAATGGCCGCGGCACCGGAGGCGCTGATCTGATCGACATCGCCGATAGCGCGAACGTTCACGCTGGTGGCAGGGTCACCGGTCCCCTGAAGAAGACTGGTGTCGCGCACTTCCGCAACGGTATCCATTTCCGCCAGGTTCAGTGTGATGGAACCGGCTCCGGTCAGGCTGCTTCCGGGCTGTTTGCCGGCCGCTCCGAAGGCGCTGCCGGCCTCGCTCAGGGCTGCCAGGAAGCTGCCGTTCTGAGCTTTGGTCTGGGTAGGTGTTGGAGACGGCGCCGTGGGCGGCGGAGTTGCGCCGCCCGGGGAATTGACAGCAACCGCACCCGCAGCGCCAATCACGCCGACCGTGCCCTGGCTCACTGCATCCACCGTCAGATCGGCCGTCCTGATTCCGGCGGCCTCACCCGATGCCACAGCCGTATCCGCCGGAGGCGTTTCCGGGGACTCGCCCTCTTCCAGGGCCCGATCCTCGCTGTTATCGCCCACATAGGCACGGGTATCGCTTTTCACATCGTTATAGGCGAAGACCACGCCAATGGCGGTTTTTGATCCACCGTCGCCACCCGGTGGCGCAAGTGCCACGGCACCGCCAACGGTCCACAGGTTCATGGAATAGTCCGCGCCGAGATTGACGGCGTCGGCCACAACCCGTGCGCCGCTGTGAATACTGGCGTGGGTGGTGGTATCGGTGTTGGCGTAACTGAGGATGCCATTGCCCGCAACGCTGGAACCCTGGCCGGCAGAGGGCGCCACCACGTACATCAACTCACGGGTTGAGGCATCCACGTTCAGGGCGTGGGTCTGAACCACGGCACCGTCACCAATGCCGGCAATAGTGCTGCTATCGAATTCGGTCCAGCCAATGGCACCGCCACCGGCGTTGTCCGAGGGCGCGGCCCGGGAAGTCAGGTAGGTCAGCAGTGACAGGTTGCCGGTAACGCTGGCTGTTTCCATGGCGGTGCGGGCATCCACGTCCACGCCGCCGGACCACTGCCAGGTGAGATCGGTATTGATATCAAAGCTGTCTTCGCCTTCAGGGGGCTCGAAGGTAATGGCAAAGTCGCTGTCCCAGGTGTCATCGGCACCGGTAGAGACCAACGTGGCGCCCTCGCCCACCCAGGCACGGGTGTCGTGGCTGACAAACGTGCCGTTGAAACTGCCGTACACGGCGGTGGTGGTTTCCGAACTGCCGCCGGCACTCTGGGCAAACGCATTGGAATAGCTGGTCAGCAGGTAGTCCGGCAGGCCGAAGGTTTCATAGGCCTGCCCGTCCGGCGCCAGGTACAGGCCAACGATATTGTTGACCGTGGCCAGGAAATCGTCGGGGCCATCCCATTCGGCCGGGTTGAACTCTGCAATAAGCTCGTCGTAGTCATAGTCCAGCGGCAGCTCGCTGCGGGCTCCCACACCGATGTTCCTGGCGGTAATGGAAACACCATCGCCAATAATGGCCTGGCTGGAGTGCAGGTAATCAGCATAGGCAATGGCAACGCTGCCAGAGACTTTGGCGCCGTCCTTTTCCGAAACCGAGTTCACCCGGCTGTCGGCAATGCTACGAACCCCCTGGTCCACCACCCGGGACCGTACCGAGACGTTGCCATTGGCAAGATCAACGGTGGCACCACCACCAATGATCGCCTTGGCATACTGTTCACTGAACGTAAGACTGGCGCCGGCGGCCAGACGAACACCGGCCGGTTTGCCGGTTGCGCTCAACTGGCCCTGAATAAAGCTGTTGATGGCGGAGGAGCGCTGACGGCGGCTGCCTACCAGGTAATCGAAAACGTTGTTGCCATTCTGGACGACGGCCTTGGTCACCCGGGTATCGCTCATGTTCTCCGCCACAACGTCCAGCGCGGAAGACGCGGCATCGGATGACAGGTCAGCGTTGAACGACGCCAGAGCAGAGGTGTTGAAGTCGGAGATGGCCAGGGTAAGGGCACCCTGGGAGGTCGCGGGCGCCTTCGGATCCACGAAGGCGAGGCTGGCGGCTTCCGTGGTCAGGCTGTCCATATTGCTGGCGCGGACTTCCACCGAATCCGCCGTCAAAACAACGTCTTTTCCAACAACGGCTTCGGTGTTCACACGGGCGCGCCCGATTCCCAGGGCGAAAGCCGCAGCCGTATTACCGGTATTACCAGTCTTGGCCCGGGACACCTCGGCCTCCGCAGATACTTCCAGCTTGTTCCTGCTTTCAGCAACCACGGAGAGACCCGTTGCGGTGACCTGGGCATCGTCTGAAATCCGTGCAGCTGTGGTACCGGATACCTGCCCGTAAATCACGCCAAAACCGGTCGCAGGCAGAGACCCATTTGCCAGACCGCCGGTGGCACCTCGCACCATACGCTCAGCGTTGGCTTTCACGGTGACATTGCTGGCAGCATCCAGCTCGGCACCCGCGCCAACGGTAACCGTTGCATCGGCAATGGCCAGCCCGGCAGTGATCGGAAAGCCCAGGGCCAGCAGTGAGGTCAGATCCGTCGGGTCATCGAAGCTCTCAATGGCATTGTCCTGAATCTCCGAGGACTCCAGGCTGGCCATCTGTTCCATCACCGTCAGGGGGCCTGTTGGGTCCGCTGGGTCCAGGCCGGCCAGCCACGCGAAATCCACCTCGGCAATGGCCTCGGCGGAAATGTCGATGTTGCCGCCCTTGATGGCGCCGTTCACCGTGACATTAGCCTCAGCATCCGACCAACCGGCTATCTGGACATCCGAGGCACGGGCTTTTAGTGTGACATCGCCGTCTGCTCCGGCAGCACCGGTATAGCCCGCCCTCTCAACGTAGCGGGCATCAATGAGTGCGCCGTTCTCGACATTGATAGCGACATCGGCCGTTTGCGCCAAACGCACGCTATTGGTCACATTACCAACGCTGGTGAAGTAGTCACCAGGGCTGGTGGACTGGCAGATATTACAGGTGAAGTTGTCGCCGGAGGTGAGCGTGATATCGCCCGCGTTGTAGCCATCCGTGGCGAAGGTGAGAATGCTGGCGCCATCCTTGACGGTGATATTCGGCGCCTGCAGGGTCACACTGCCGGAGTCCCCTTCGGAGGCCACGGTGTAGAGATCCGCACTCGCCGCATCAGCCAGTCCCGCCGGGTTATCAGAAAGCTGACTGGCAGGATCAATAGTAACCGCGGTTTTACTGCTATCAATCCGGCGGGTGTTGATCGTGGCACCGGCATCAATGGTCACCGAATCACCGGCGTTGATCAGTACATCGCCGCCGTTCGTGTAATAGGCGGTCGATTCCATGGTCACATTGGCGTTACCCACCAGGAACTGGCCATCTTCACCGCTGGTACCGCCGGACAAATCGGCATTCAGGCCGGCCAGTGTCAGATCGTTACCGGTGGTCTCGAGGGTACCACCATCGCCGGTTGAACCGGCCGAGGCATCAAGCAGCGCGCTGCCGGATACTGCGGTGGTGCCTGTTGCATCGAGCAGAAGCTCGCCGCCGTCACCGCCCTGATCGGCGCCGGCCACGCTGACCGCTGCGGTATCGCCGATTGTCAGATCCTGATCGGACCGTAGAGTGACCGAGCCACCGTTGTGCGGGGTGGCATCCGGAGACTGGCCGCTTGCGCTGATCGTGCCGTCAACCTGCAGATTTGCGCCCGAAGCCACATCGATACGGCCCCCGTCGCCACCGTCTGAAGCACCATCAGCCAGCACACGGCCGCTGGTGGCAATGGTCACATTACTCTCTGCGGCCACGGACACCTGGCCACCTCGGCCTCCGGTCTGCGCGGAACTGGCATCCAACAGCCCGGACACGGCCGCGTCTTCACTGGCCCGAATAGTAATACCGCCATCCACCACGGCCACAGCGGTGCCCGCCTGCAGTCCTTCGGTATTCACCGTGGCCTCGAACAATGCCTGCCGGGCTTCATCGGTCGCCGACCGTAGCGAACCAGTCACCGCCACATCGGTGCCATAAACGGCAATAGCAGAGGCGCTGTTCACCGTGCCTTCAATACTGATGATGCCGGTGGCGGACTGCGGGGCGTTACCGGCCAGAAGGTCACCCACGGCTTCATCACCAATCACACCTTCAGGGCTGATCAGCGCATCCATGAAATCGGAAGTGGGCGTGGCGAACAACAAGCTGCCAACGTTCAATACACCCTGGGCGCCAACAACAATGCCATGGGGATCAGCAAACACGATGTGGCCACCGATCTTTTCGTTGAGCAGGCCGTTCAGGGTGCCGTTGATCACCGCCTGGGAATCGTGCACCAGATTGATGAGATTTCGGGTTTCTGCGGGAAGATGGAGGTTAACGGTGTTACCGGCCGCCACCTGGAAATGATTGAAGCTGTTGAAGCCGCTATCACCCTTGACCGTTGTGGTGCGGATGTCCGTGAAGGTGCCGTTGATGTCCAGCGTGGTGTCGGTCCGGCCGCTGACTTCAATGGTATTGGACGCCGCCTGGGCAACCGGTGCAATACCCAGCGCCGCCACAATCGCCGACGTCAGGGGATGCTTGACCAGAGGAAGGTCGAGCCTGCCAACCCGCCGGCCCTCCCGTTTTTGTTGGCGGGTGGGGAGGTGCCTGGAGCGTACATTCATGGCGCAAGTCCTTTACTGCGTTAACCCTATCAGGCGCCCCGGCGGCAATTTTGGGTACTGCATGTCAGCACTGCAGAAATACAGCCAACGCCCCTGTCATCATTTGTCAGGATGACTTTTAATATTTCCGAATGTTAATGCTTGTTAACAAAACTTTACACCCCCTGATCAGGGGGTATTTGCCATCAGGCCGGGAAGGACGCAGAAATTGGGGAAGGGTTAATCATGGCCGAGCCAGAGGGCAGTCAACGCCGCACGACTGCGCACATTGAACTTTCGGTAAAGGGTAACCACGTATTGGTGGGTGGTGTTCTGGCGCTGGTTGAGCTCGCTGGCAATTTCCTTTTCCGACATCCCCGTCAACAGGCAGGAGAGAATATTCCGCTCGGTAGGCGTCAGCGGCTCACCCGCCACCAGAACCCCAAAGCTCAGCAGCACCTGCCGGAAATACCAGACCAGTGAGCGAAGTGCGAACTCGGCGACCTCCAGGTCCTCCTTCGTATAGGAGGGAGCGTCCCCCAGCCGGTGCAGAGCGACGTATACTTCGCTGTCCTCATTGACAGGCGCAACCACAAACAGGGTGTCTGAAATCCCGCGTTCCCGGTAGAACTTCCGATAATGCTCACTATCAAAAAACTCCTCCGTGACATGATCACGAATCAGCGTGGCGCGGAAACGCCCGGCATTGCGGATGTGATTCAGGGAACTCTGGTCGGGTTCGCCATTGTTCATGGCACGGGCCGCCACCCGGTAAAGCTTCCGGTCGGCTTCGGTCCCATTGAAATAGAACATCGGCCCGGCCCGCCAGCCTTGCATGGGATCGTTTTCTGGCCTGTTGCTCAAGCGCATGGCAGAGAGAACATAGCCTCCGCCGGCATTAACCATTCTGGCAAGGCGCTCCATCAGGTGCTGCAGGGATGCTTCCGCCTTGGAGGCAGGAAAGGTGGATAGCTCATCCCACAGATCGTAGATCGCTTCTCGGGTCTTGACATCGATGTTCATCGCGCGCCCTGTCAGTAACAGTTGGTCTCGGGAGACCCGATTATTTAACTTTTGTCAAAAAGAAGAAAAAGTAGGAAATCCGGCAATAAGAATCAAGTTTGTTGGAGCTCTCCTCTGAGACACTCACTCATTGTTCTCAGCGGTCGTTTGCCAACCGCCCCGCTGCTCCGATTGCCAGACCATGGGTGGGAGCGGTGCCGACCTTTGGGGTGAGCGTGAGAGTGAACCCAGGTTCATTCTGGCAGCTGCTGAAATGCTTACAAACCTGTAAGACATATCGCACAAAGCCCGGAGCGATTCTCCGATAGGTACGAATTCAATCCCCAGTAAAATGGTCATTGTCAGGGATGACAAGCCAGCAAGGAACGTTGGCTCAAGGATGAGAACTCCACGGATCAGGAGTTGCCCGAGGGATCAGGGCTTACAGGGATGGCAACAAGGATGACGCGCTCAGGATGAGTCGCACGCCTGACGGAACGGGCAGGGGTCAGCCACGGAATTTGGGATCACACGGAACGTGGTCCCGTCCGTGCACTTCTACCGCTCACCGCACATTTCTGCTCTCCCCCAACATTTCGCTCCTGCTGCTTTGCGCCCTGGCACAACACCAATAACGCAAATTAGCCTCAGGAGCTTATACCATGAAACGCACGCCCCTCTTAGCCACCCTCGTTCTGCTGTTCAGCCTGGTGACCGGTTTTGCCTACGCGCAAGATGTCGCCGTCAATATCAACACCGCCGATGTAGCCACCCTCGCAAGCCTGAACGGCATTGGCCAGAGCAAAGCCGAAGCCATCGTCGCCTATCGGGAAGCGAACGGTCCTTTTGCGGTAACCGCAGACCTGGCGAACGTGAAAGGCATTGGCGAGCGGACCATTGAGAAGAACGCAGAGCGCCTGACCGTCAAGTAATACGCCGGGCAGTGGCGCACTGCCGCTGCCCTGTTTTACGCTAGTGACGAGCTCGGAAAAGATACTCTTCTGGTGACATATCGTTACCAACTGCATCGCGAATAGCAAGATCGATCCGGTCGCTGCTCAGGTCATGTAACCCGCAATTGGCCAGAGCCTTTCGGACAACGACATTCTGCCCAAGGTATTCGTAGAGCACCCTGGCGCAACAGGGCATTCGCTCGCTGTTGTCGGAAACCCCTATCTTAAGCCCCGTCAACCGGG from Marinobacter subterrani encodes the following:
- a CDS encoding ComEA family DNA-binding protein, producing MKRTPLLATLVLLFSLVTGFAYAQDVAVNINTADVATLASLNGIGQSKAEAIVAYREANGPFAVTADLANVKGIGERTIEKNAERLTVK
- a CDS encoding helix-turn-helix transcriptional regulator — translated: MNIDVKTREAIYDLWDELSTFPASKAEASLQHLMERLARMVNAGGGYVLSAMRLSNRPENDPMQGWRAGPMFYFNGTEADRKLYRVAARAMNNGEPDQSSLNHIRNAGRFRATLIRDHVTEEFFDSEHYRKFYRERGISDTLFVVAPVNEDSEVYVALHRLGDAPSYTKEDLEVAEFALRSLVWYFRQVLLSFGVLVAGEPLTPTERNILSCLLTGMSEKEIASELNQRQNTTHQYVVTLYRKFNVRSRAALTALWLGHD